The proteins below come from a single Mya arenaria isolate MELC-2E11 chromosome 6, ASM2691426v1 genomic window:
- the LOC128236856 gene encoding prion-like-(Q/N-rich) domain-bearing protein 25, whose amino-acid sequence MTGARLLGLLAVLCAFVGTIQAVALDGACTKDLDCSCTDAQATCQNALCKCSSGYTAVSGACKADIGTTCDATADCDTTTVTGTVCDTTMTSPVCKLGSAADCTNNQNDCVSNSACTSNACACTTTTHIEETATKLCKKDIGQSCTVSSDCVMNDLKAVCDTTVASPICQLGGAGDCTAGDTCMNQATCTGNACVCEATNYPADANTFICRGIAGQACSTDAGCAEYSECTSSTCSCMTGYVEQTDKSCLPGVGTACSATLACDITANANAVCDNTNVCKIKSGQACTASTDCVSGAACSTNCACSTGYTVDGTPALCLGDVGTSCSSNADCDQVTDALVCDLTLTSPVCKKKIADCSTTTNCVANSECPTTTTCACSSTYTLDTGTQMCEGAIEATCDTNADCDAASNLVCDTSSSKCKKGITIACTADQCMTNAECSSCGTCQCSSGYTYSTTNLVCEGSSATAAVYSTLMLMICFLITRV is encoded by the exons ATG ACGGGGGCAAGACTGCTTGGTCTACTGGCGGTGCTATGTGCGTTCGTAGGAACAATACAAGCAG TTGCACTGGACGGTGCCTGCACGAAAGACTTGGATTGTTCGTGTACAGACGCACAAGCCACGTGCCAGAATGCGCTGTGTAAATGCTCTTCAGGGTACACAGCAGTCAGCGGAGCATGCAAAGCCG ATATCGGCACAACCTGTGACGCAACAGCAGACTGCGACACGACAACAGTGACTGGCACGGTGTGTGACACAACAATGACGTCACCAGTTTGTAAGCTAG GTTCTGCAGCAGATTGCACCAACAACCAAAATGACTGCGTTTCTAACTCCGCCTGCACCTCAAATGCTTGCGCTTGCACGACGACCACACACATAGAAGAAACAGCGACAAAATTGTGCAAGAAAG ATATCGGGCAATCCTGCACAGTTTCTTCAGATTGCGTTATGAATGATCTAAAGGCCGTATGTGACACAACTGTAGCATCTCCTATCTGCCAATTAG GAGGAGCTGGTGACTGCACTGCGGGGGACACCTGTATGAATCAGGCAACGTGTACTGGTAATGCATGTGTATGCGAAGCCACCAACTACCCGGCTGATGCCAACACTTTCATCTGCAGAGGAA TTGCCGGTCAAGCCTGTAGCACGGACGCTGGATGTGCTGAATATTCTGAATGTACAAGTTCGACATGTTCCTGTATGACGGGTTACGTTGAGCAGACCGACAAGTCCTGCCTCCCGG GTGTTGGAACCGCATGTTCTGCCACGCTTGCCTGTGACATAACCGCAAATGCCAACGCAGTTTGTGACAACACGAATGTTTGCAAGATCA AGTCAGGCCAAGCCTGTACTGCAAGCACTGACTGTGTGTCCGGGGCGGCTTGCAGCACCAATTGTGCATGCAGTACGGGGTATACAGTAGACGGAACACCAGCGTTATGTTTAGGAG atgTTGGCACCTCATGCTCATCGAACGCCGATTGCGACCAAGTAACTGATGCTTTAGTCTGTGACCTCACGCTTACATCTCCTGTTTGCAAAAAGA AAATCGCTGATTGCTCAACTACTACTAACTGTGTTGCAAACAGCGAGTGTCCGACCACTACCACATGTGCCTGCTCTAGCACCTACACGTTGGACACAGGAACACAGATGTGCGAAGGAG CGATTGAGGCAACGTGTGATACAAATGCGGACTGCGACGCTGCTTCAAACCTTGTTTGCGATACATCTTCGAGTAAATGCAAGAAAG GTATAACTATAGCTTGCACTGCTGATCAATGTATGACCAACGCAGAATGTTCCTCATGTGGCACGTGCCAGTGTTCCTCGGGATACACGTATAGCACAACGAACTTAGTCTGCGAGGGCT caAGCGCAACAGCAGCAGTCTATTCAACCCTGATGTTGATGATCTGCTTCTTGATAACCAGAGTTTAA